Proteins found in one Pirellulales bacterium genomic segment:
- a CDS encoding peptidase, with amino-acid sequence MARHRQRGVSRRRFLATAAGATVATIAAPAVITAAKTDSRVIVGEGDYRYECQHDWPQLPSEFTWQTTHNVAVDKAGNLYVIHEGDAKLADHPSIFVFDADGNYVRSFGQQFQGGGHGIEVHEEDGQEFLYVCAYQQVKSFAKLDLRGEVVWQKHAPMRSGKYAADEDTMPKKVWGRDRFMPTNFTFLPDGDFLLADGYGSFFIHRYDRDGNWKSSFGGPGEGRGTFNTPHGLWYDNRPGVEPKLVVTDRAHHTLQLFTPAGEYLETFTGYGLPANVDTHGELMVVPELFARVSVLDKNYQVVAQLGDDSAAIQSDAGRTIRAQPSKWKPGKFVHPHDACFDADGNIFVAEWVATGRVTRLKRLA; translated from the coding sequence ATGGCTCGTCATCGCCAGCGCGGCGTATCGCGTCGTCGTTTTCTCGCCACCGCGGCAGGGGCCACGGTGGCCACGATCGCGGCGCCGGCAGTCATTACCGCCGCCAAGACCGACAGCCGGGTGATTGTGGGCGAGGGAGACTATCGCTACGAGTGTCAGCACGACTGGCCGCAGCTCCCCAGTGAGTTCACCTGGCAGACGACGCACAACGTGGCGGTCGACAAGGCTGGCAATCTGTATGTGATCCATGAAGGGGACGCGAAGCTGGCGGATCATCCTTCGATCTTCGTCTTCGACGCCGACGGCAACTATGTCCGCTCCTTCGGTCAGCAGTTCCAGGGTGGCGGGCACGGCATCGAGGTCCACGAAGAAGATGGCCAGGAGTTCCTCTACGTCTGTGCCTATCAACAAGTCAAATCCTTCGCCAAGCTCGATCTGCGGGGAGAGGTCGTCTGGCAGAAGCACGCCCCCATGAGGTCGGGCAAGTACGCCGCGGACGAAGACACGATGCCCAAGAAGGTCTGGGGGCGCGATCGCTTCATGCCCACGAATTTCACTTTTCTGCCCGACGGAGACTTTCTGCTGGCCGACGGATATGGCTCGTTCTTCATCCACCGCTACGATCGCGATGGGAATTGGAAGTCTTCGTTCGGCGGACCGGGCGAGGGGCGTGGAACCTTCAATACGCCGCACGGTCTCTGGTACGACAACCGCCCCGGCGTCGAACCGAAGCTGGTCGTGACCGATCGCGCACATCATACGCTGCAACTCTTCACGCCGGCCGGAGAGTATCTCGAGACGTTCACCGGCTATGGCCTTCCGGCGAACGTCGACACGCACGGCGAGTTGATGGTCGTTCCCGAGTTGTTCGCGCGGGTATCGGTCCTGGACAAGAACTACCAGGTCGTGGCCCAGTTGGGAGACGACTCCGCGGCGATCCAGAGCGATGCTGGACGCACGATTCGCGCCCAGCCTTCGAAGTGGAAGCCCGGCAAGTTCGTGCATCCCCACGATGCCTGCTTCGATGCCGATGGCAATATCTTCGTGGCCGAATGGGTGGCCACGGGTCGCGTGACGCGGCTCAAGCGCTTGGCCTAG